The genomic interval CACGAGCGTTTTGCGCAGAACGGCTGCGCCATCGCAGTGGAGTTCAAGAAATTCTTCATGGACGAGTGGACCGGTAAGCCGGATAAGCGCGTTGTTTCCGATATTGGCGACGCTATCACCGCACTTCAGCCGGTACTCGAAGAGTGCCTGAGGGCGCGGCGATGAACGTCTCCTCGGCGCGTAGTGAACCGTTACCGGTTATCGAGCTGGTAGACGATGTCGTCGCCTGCCTTGAGGCCGGCAAAGCCGTCCGTCGTGATGTCGGAAAGAACGGCCGGCTGCATATCGACCGGCCGCTGCCGTTTCTTTGCCTGCATCTGACCGGTGGCTCGAAGGACCTTGCGGCCCGCGATATCGCCTCTGCGCATGCATCTTATCTGATCGCATCGAGCATTCAGGAGGCTGCACCCCTGATTGCAGCCGTCGGCATGGCCATGCGCGAACGTTTCGGCGCCTTCATGGTTCTCGATATCGGCGAACTGGAACACGACATTCTGCTCGCTGACGATTCACCTTTCCTGCCGCATTATGAGGTTTCCGTCTCTGCAACATCTGAGCCGGAAACGCAAAGTGCCCGCCGTGTTTTCATCAAGGCGGTTTGTGATGCCGAAGTGCGTTTCCGCACGCCCCGCATAACCCGGCCCGAACCGGATGCCGATCCGATCCTCAGATTTCAAAATGCCGGGCTTGATTTTCCCTGCATCAGCGTGCGTTTCGCGCCGATCTACCGACAGCCTGAATCCGGCGCCGATTATCCCGGCCTGCGCGAGACGATGATTGCGGATATTTTCGATGCCGGCCTTCAGGCCTTCTCGTCATTCGCTGCCGGTAAAGACGCACTCAAGGTTACCAGCCATCGCGCGCTCGGCCGCAAGGCCTTCGTTGATGCCGTCAGACGCGCCGATCGCTCAATAGACGACATCGTCTCGTCCTTTGATTTTCTTCTGTCCGTGACGCCGATCAATGCCCGCCGGGCCTTCGAGGAATTTCGCGATGGCAGCTTCCAATATGCGCCGCGCCTGCTTTACCGGCCGCTCGGCGTTGACGTCGAGGAGCAGAAACGCAAGCTCTATTCCGTCGTTTTCGATCATCTGGAAGACCCGGTGCTCTATCATCTCTACCGGGAGAAACAGCAGGAGATCGATCTGCAACTGACCATGCTCGCCAATCTGCATCGCCGTACTTTCACCGATTTCTCCCGCGCCCTTTACGGTGCCGTCGAACCCACGCTTCTGACGCTGGCGCTCAAGGTGCTTGCCGATTGCCCACGCAAGGATGAGAGCGGCGAAATCGCCATGGTCGATTGTTATGCGGTCGCCAAAAAATCGCGCGAGATGATCGAGACCTATCTGGCGGAGGAGCCGGAATTCAAGGCGCGTGTCGAGATCAGGGATGACCTGCCGCCTGGCCTGATGGTGACGGGCGAGAAGCTCCTGATTTCTCGCCACACCGTCATGGAACAGCGCCGGGTCGAAGCGCTGCTGTCGCATGAGATCGGCGTGCATCTCCTCACTTATTTCAATGGGTCGTTTCAGGGCCTCCGGCTCTTCCGCACCGGCCTTTCCGGTTACGAAGGCGTGCAGGAAGGGCTGGCAGTGCTGGCAGAACATCTGGCCGGCGGCATGACGCGCGAGCGCCTGCGGCTGATCGCCGGCCGTGTCGTCGGCTGCGCCGCCATGCTGGACGGCGCGACTTTTGTTGAGACGTTCCGGACTATGACCCGCGATCATGGTTTCGACGAGGCTGGCGCCTTCAACATGGTTTTGCGCATCTATCGTGGCGGCGGTCTTTCCAAGGACGCGATCTATCTGCGTGGGCTTGCGGAGGTGCTGGAGCATCTGCGCAAGGGTGGCGCGCTCGATCCGTTCTGGATGGGCAAGATCGCCGCTGCCCATTTCCCGGTGATGCAGGAGCTTGCCTTGCGCGGCCTCTTGCGTCCGCCGGGCGTACGTCCCGCTTTTCTGCTGCCGGCCAAGGCCAATGAGCGGCTGGAAAAGATACGGGCCGGATTATCCATCGCCGAACTGGCGACATTGTAATATTACAGGAGGGGCTTATGCGTATCGCATTTTTCGTCAATTCCATCGAAACCGAGGGGCCTACTTTCGCAACCGGCCTGCTGGCCATGGCGGCGCTCAATCGCGGTCACGAGGTGGTGTATCTGACGCCTGGCGATTTTACCTTGCGCTCGGATGATAGCCTGACCGTACACGCCACCGTTCTACCGAAGGCCAAATACAAGAAAGCCGATGCTTTTCACGCGGCACTTCAGGACAAAGCACTGGAACGGCGTACCATGGATGTAGAGGAAATCGACGCGCTGATGCTGCGCAACGATCCCTCGCTGGATCAGACGACGCGGCCATGGGCGGTGCATGCCGGCATTCTGTTCGGGCGGCTGGCAGAACAGCGCGGCGTTGTGGTTCTGAACGACCCGGAAGGATTGGCGCTGGCGCAGAACAAGCTCTATTTCCAGAGCTTTCCGGAAATCGTACGCCCGACCACGATCATCTCGCGCAATGTCGATGAAATACGCGCATTTGCGGATACCCACCCTAAGGGTGTCATCGTCAAGCCGCTGCAGGGTTCAGGCGGCAAGAACGTCTTCAAGATCGGCTCCAGCAAGGAGGCCAATCTCAACCAGATTTTCGAGGCGGTCAGTCTCGAAGGTTACTTGATTGCACAGGCCTATCTGCCGGCCGCCAAGGATGGCGATATTCGGTTCTTCATGATGAATGGCAAGCCTCTGATGCGCGACGGACAATATGCGGCTTTGCGCCGCGTTCCGGCAAAAGGCGATCTGCGCTCCAACATTCACGCCAAGGGCACTGCCGAGGCCGTGAAGGTGACGGATGAGATCGTGGCGCTTGCCGAAATGATGCGGCCCAAGCTGGTGGAAGACGGTATGTTCCTGGTCGGGCTTGATATTGTCGGCGACAAGATACTGGAAGTGAACGTGTTTTCGCCCGGCGGTCTCTCCAACATTCGCGACCTCACCGATGTCGATTTCAGCGATACGATCATCGAAGCCGTGGAAACCAAGATCGCCATGCAGAGCGCTTCCGGCGGCATGCTTTCCAATCGTCTGCTGGCGACGCTTTGATTTATTCGCGCAGCTCTGTCGACTGCATGTCACGATACCAGGCGACGAGGGCCTTGATGCCCTCCTCGACCGGGGTTTGCGGCACATAGCCCGTCAAGGCCCTCAGAAGATCGGGTGAAGCGAAGGTGCGGGGGACGTCTCCCTGCTGCATCGGCAACATGTTGCGGATTGCCGGCCTGCCGACCGCCTTTTCGACCGTTTCGACAAAGTGCATCAGCTCTACCGGCTGGCCGCCGCCAATATTGACGATGCGGAAGGGTGCGTGGTGCGACAGCGTGTCGGTGACGCCTTCCTCAGTGACCCGGTTTTCCTCGGACGGAATGACCTGGCTCAGCCGGACGATACCTTCAACGAGGTCATCGATATAGGTGAAGTCGCGGCTCATATTGCCTTGGCCGTAAATATCGATCGGCTCGCCGTTCGAGATGGCGTCGACGAATTTGATTGGCGCCATGTCCGGCCGTCCCCACGGCCCGTAAACCGTGAAGAAACGGAAGGCTGTGGTGGGCAATTTGTGGAGATGGGCGTAGCTGTGCGCCATCAATTCCATCGATTTTTTGGTGGCCGCATAAAGCGTCATCGGCTCGTCGGCCTTGTCGCTTTCCGCAAAGGGTATTTTTTCGTTGGCGCCGTAGATGGAGGAAGTCGAAGCCAGCATCAGGTGTTTGACACGCAGGTTCTTGGCAAGCTCCAGCATGTTCCACGATCCAATGAGATTGGAATCGATATAGGCGCGTGGATTTTCGAGGCTGTAGCGAACACCTGCCTGAGCGGCGAGGTGAATTATGATTTCCGGTTCGGCAGCCTCTGCCGCGCGCTTCAGCGCATCCGTGTCTTCCAGCATGCCGATTTCGGCCCTGAAACCGTTGGAGCGGGAAAGGATCGCATGGCGTTTTTCTTTCAGGCTAACATCGTAATATTTCGTCATGCCGTCGAAACCGGTTACGAAATGGCCGGCATCGAGCAGCCGTTTGGCAACGTAAAAACCGATGAAGCCCGCGGTGCCGGTAACCAGATAACGCATGATGACTATATCCCACATCCGTTGGTGCGTTTGCGGCCGAACCGAAGCGCAAAAACCGTTTTAATGAAACTTCGAAGGCGAAACCGCTATTGGCCCTTGTCGGAACTGCTGTCGTGCGGGCGGCCAATGCCAGCATA from Agrobacterium tumefaciens carries:
- a CDS encoding flavohemoglobin expression-modulating QEGLA motif protein, whose amino-acid sequence is MNVSSARSEPLPVIELVDDVVACLEAGKAVRRDVGKNGRLHIDRPLPFLCLHLTGGSKDLAARDIASAHASYLIASSIQEAAPLIAAVGMAMRERFGAFMVLDIGELEHDILLADDSPFLPHYEVSVSATSEPETQSARRVFIKAVCDAEVRFRTPRITRPEPDADPILRFQNAGLDFPCISVRFAPIYRQPESGADYPGLRETMIADIFDAGLQAFSSFAAGKDALKVTSHRALGRKAFVDAVRRADRSIDDIVSSFDFLLSVTPINARRAFEEFRDGSFQYAPRLLYRPLGVDVEEQKRKLYSVVFDHLEDPVLYHLYREKQQEIDLQLTMLANLHRRTFTDFSRALYGAVEPTLLTLALKVLADCPRKDESGEIAMVDCYAVAKKSREMIETYLAEEPEFKARVEIRDDLPPGLMVTGEKLLISRHTVMEQRRVEALLSHEIGVHLLTYFNGSFQGLRLFRTGLSGYEGVQEGLAVLAEHLAGGMTRERLRLIAGRVVGCAAMLDGATFVETFRTMTRDHGFDEAGAFNMVLRIYRGGGLSKDAIYLRGLAEVLEHLRKGGALDPFWMGKIAAAHFPVMQELALRGLLRPPGVRPAFLLPAKANERLEKIRAGLSIAELATL
- a CDS encoding glutathione synthase, whose amino-acid sequence is MRIAFFVNSIETEGPTFATGLLAMAALNRGHEVVYLTPGDFTLRSDDSLTVHATVLPKAKYKKADAFHAALQDKALERRTMDVEEIDALMLRNDPSLDQTTRPWAVHAGILFGRLAEQRGVVVLNDPEGLALAQNKLYFQSFPEIVRPTTIISRNVDEIRAFADTHPKGVIVKPLQGSGGKNVFKIGSSKEANLNQIFEAVSLEGYLIAQAYLPAAKDGDIRFFMMNGKPLMRDGQYAALRRVPAKGDLRSNIHAKGTAEAVKVTDEIVALAEMMRPKLVEDGMFLVGLDIVGDKILEVNVFSPGGLSNIRDLTDVDFSDTIIEAVETKIAMQSASGGMLSNRLLATL
- a CDS encoding NAD-dependent epimerase translates to MRYLVTGTAGFIGFYVAKRLLDAGHFVTGFDGMTKYYDVSLKEKRHAILSRSNGFRAEIGMLEDTDALKRAAEAAEPEIIIHLAAQAGVRYSLENPRAYIDSNLIGSWNMLELAKNLRVKHLMLASTSSIYGANEKIPFAESDKADEPMTLYAATKKSMELMAHSYAHLHKLPTTAFRFFTVYGPWGRPDMAPIKFVDAISNGEPIDIYGQGNMSRDFTYIDDLVEGIVRLSQVIPSEENRVTEEGVTDTLSHHAPFRIVNIGGGQPVELMHFVETVEKAVGRPAIRNMLPMQQGDVPRTFASPDLLRALTGYVPQTPVEEGIKALVAWYRDMQSTELRE